One Deltaproteobacteria bacterium DNA window includes the following coding sequences:
- a CDS encoding AbrB/MazE/SpoVT family DNA-binding domain-containing protein, which yields MTYTSLSTKYQVVIPKEVRERIDIKPGQKFIIWEKGGVIYLIPDINIKSMEGFLKGMDANNVRDRNDRT from the coding sequence ATGACTTACACCTCTCTTTCCACAAAATATCAGGTGGTTATTCCCAAAGAGGTTCGAGAGCGGATCGATATCAAACCGGGCCAAAAATTCATCATCTGGGAAAAGGGTGGGGTTATCTATCTCATCCCCGATATAAACATTAAATCAATGGAGGGTTTTCTTAAGGGAATGGATGCAAATAATGTGCGGGACAGGAATGACAGAACATGA
- a CDS encoding type II toxin-antitoxin system VapC family toxin, translated as MSGAVLDSSIWLEYFVGGKHAKTCFKYIQTHKPLWTPSLVIYEVYKKICKEKSETEGLLVITQIEGQSENIISLDERLALFSADISLKHKLAMADAIIYATAIHQEAQLITRDHHFKGLDEVILV; from the coding sequence ATGAGCGGCGCCGTTCTTGATTCCTCCATCTGGTTGGAATATTTTGTGGGCGGTAAACACGCCAAAACTTGTTTTAAATACATCCAGACCCACAAACCCCTATGGACGCCCAGCCTTGTTATCTATGAAGTTTACAAAAAAATCTGCAAAGAAAAATCTGAGACGGAAGGACTGCTCGTCATTACTCAAATAGAAGGCCAATCGGAAAATATTATTTCGCTGGATGAAAGACTGGCTCTTTTTTCAGCAGATATAAGTCTGAAACACAAACTCGCCATGGCAGATGCCATCATTTATGCCACCGCTATACATCAGGAAGCCCAATTGATTACAAGAGACCATCATTTCAAAGGACTTGATGAAGTGATCTTGGTTTGA